A window of the Thermodesulfobacteriota bacterium genome harbors these coding sequences:
- a CDS encoding isochorismatase family protein: MQPSSSLVNKEDCILIVIDMQKKLVPVLTGADKAIENVVKLVKLAKILQLPIVLTEQQNLGETIEDIRSEIKEIQPISKITFSCFGLQEFADHISRFNRKTLILTGIESHICVTQTSLDAPAEYSIQVVSDAVASRAPHNWKIALDRMQRSGATITSTEMLMYELLQKAGTDEFRAALPLVK, from the coding sequence ATGCAGCCAAGTTCCTCGTTGGTAAACAAAGAAGATTGTATTTTAATTGTAATAGACATGCAAAAAAAACTGGTTCCGGTTCTCACCGGGGCCGATAAAGCAATAGAAAATGTGGTCAAGCTGGTTAAGCTGGCAAAAATACTTCAGCTCCCCATTGTCCTAACCGAGCAGCAGAACCTCGGAGAGACCATTGAAGACATACGATCAGAAATTAAGGAAATCCAGCCGATTTCCAAGATTACCTTCAGCTGTTTCGGATTACAAGAATTTGCCGATCATATCAGCCGGTTTAATCGAAAAACATTAATCCTCACCGGAATAGAGTCTCATATCTGTGTCACCCAGACATCCTTGGATGCACCTGCAGAATACAGCATTCAGGTGGTAAGCGATGCGGTTGCTTCACGCGCCCCTCATAATTGGAAGATTGCTTTAGACAGAATGCAACGAAGCGGTGCAACCATCACATCAACAGAGATGCTCATGTATGAACTACTCCAAAAAGCCGGTACCGATGAATTCAGAGCTGCACTGCCACTGGTGAAATAA
- a CDS encoding DUF3124 domain-containing protein, translating to MKKNYSLAYLILLLSICFFSPLSLHAEGKSGLSDGQTIYVPAYSHIYSGVRERPFLLTVTISVRNIDPKHKIKITLVDYYETQGKLVKKCLDQPLVLDPLDSMHHIIPERDKTGGSGANFIVEWKSDKLVNPPIVESIMIGTQSQQGVSFTSRGRVIINTK from the coding sequence ATGAAAAAGAATTACTCTTTGGCTTATTTGATTCTTCTGTTATCCATTTGTTTTTTTTCGCCTCTGTCTTTGCATGCGGAAGGGAAAAGCGGTTTATCAGACGGACAAACTATTTATGTGCCTGCTTATTCACATATTTACAGTGGCGTCCGTGAAAGGCCTTTCTTATTGACGGTGACTATAAGCGTGAGAAACATTGATCCAAAGCATAAAATCAAAATTACCTTGGTCGACTACTACGAAACGCAGGGAAAGCTGGTAAAAAAATGCTTGGATCAGCCATTGGTTCTAGACCCCCTGGACTCAATGCACCATATCATACCGGAAAGAGACAAAACGGGCGGGTCCGGTGCCAATTTTATAGTTGAATGGAAATCCGACAAATTGGTTAATCCGCCTATTGTTGAATCAATAATGATCGGGACACAGTCCCAGCAAGGCGTTTCTTTTACCTCTCGTGGCCGGGTAATTATTAACACTAAGTAA
- a CDS encoding RtcB family protein, which yields MTIELRKIDQYRWEVPQTGEMRVPGIIYASEQMLRGEKQNEPLKQVANVAMLPGILKASMAMPDMHWGYGFPIGGVAAFDWETGIISPGGVGYDINCGVRLATTALVEKEVRPRLKGLVNALYQNIPSGVGSTGSIKLSTKEEKKVLKQGSRWAVNQGFGNDIDVEHTEDNGCMPNADPDVISDRAIERGRKQLGTLGSGNHFIEVGVVETIYDPNTANVFGLFEKQVTLMLHTGSRGLGYQICDDFLASMTKQANKLGFQLPDRQLSCAMIQSEPGRRYYDAMACGANYAWANRQILLHRSRDVFLKVFGISPRDLDMNLVYDVCHNIAKKEEHVIDGENRFVCVHRKGATRSFPPGHPAVCDDYREVGQPILIPGDMGTSSYVLAGTQKAMDNTFGSTCHGAGRVLSRTAAKKASKGRAIQRELEDKGILVRWTGRSTLAEEMPDAYKDISQVVEVVHGAGISKKVAKLRPIAVVKG from the coding sequence ATGACCATCGAATTAAGAAAAATCGATCAATACCGCTGGGAAGTTCCCCAAACCGGTGAAATGCGAGTGCCCGGTATTATTTATGCCAGTGAGCAGATGCTCAGGGGCGAAAAACAAAACGAGCCCTTAAAGCAGGTGGCAAACGTTGCCATGCTACCCGGCATTTTAAAGGCATCCATGGCCATGCCGGACATGCACTGGGGGTATGGTTTTCCCATCGGCGGTGTGGCTGCCTTTGACTGGGAAACCGGTATCATATCACCCGGAGGAGTCGGATACGACATCAACTGCGGCGTCCGCCTGGCCACCACCGCTCTTGTGGAAAAAGAAGTGAGACCAAGGCTGAAAGGTCTGGTCAATGCCCTTTATCAAAACATCCCTTCAGGTGTCGGATCCACCGGCTCCATCAAGCTTTCCACCAAAGAAGAAAAAAAGGTACTCAAACAGGGCAGCCGGTGGGCGGTAAACCAGGGTTTCGGCAACGATATAGACGTTGAACACACGGAAGATAACGGGTGTATGCCCAATGCGGATCCGGATGTCATCAGCGACAGGGCTATAGAAAGGGGGCGAAAGCAGCTGGGAACACTGGGGTCGGGAAACCATTTTATTGAAGTGGGTGTGGTCGAAACGATTTATGATCCAAACACAGCGAACGTATTCGGACTCTTTGAAAAACAGGTCACATTGATGCTTCACACCGGTTCCCGCGGCCTGGGATACCAGATTTGTGATGATTTTCTTGCCTCTATGACCAAACAAGCAAATAAATTGGGCTTTCAACTTCCTGATCGGCAGCTTTCCTGCGCCATGATCCAATCTGAACCGGGAAGGCGTTACTACGATGCCATGGCTTGCGGAGCCAACTATGCCTGGGCCAACCGGCAGATTCTGCTGCATCGCTCCCGCGATGTGTTTTTAAAAGTTTTCGGCATCAGCCCACGGGATCTGGACATGAATCTGGTTTATGACGTGTGCCACAACATCGCCAAAAAAGAAGAGCATGTCATAGATGGAGAAAACCGCTTTGTCTGCGTACACCGAAAAGGCGCCACCCGATCTTTTCCACCCGGACATCCTGCCGTTTGCGATGATTATCGCGAGGTGGGTCAGCCCATACTGATTCCCGGTGATATGGGGACATCGTCCTATGTGCTTGCCGGCACACAAAAAGCCATGGATAATACATTCGGCTCGACCTGCCACGGTGCCGGGAGAGTGTTGAGTAGAACGGCGGCGAAAAAGGCAAGCAAAGGAAGGGCCATCCAGCGTGAGCTGGAAGATAAGGGAATCCTTGTCAGGTGGACCGGTCGATCAACACTGGCAGAAGAAATGCCGGATGCCTACAAGGATATTTCTCAGGTGGTTGAAGTGGTTCACGGCGCAGGGATTTCCAAAAAGGTGGCCAAGTTAAGACCCATCGCAGTGGTAAAAGGTTGA
- a CDS encoding molybdopterin molybdotransferase MoeA, protein MKEFFKVTDLDKVFNYITDFPAVETEPVYLSDMTGRILADNIISDIDLPAFSRSTMDGYAVKASSTFGATEGNPAYLTVKGSVSMGESPDFSIRTGEAARISTGGMLPDGCDSVVMIEHAEALDDTTIEIYKSVAPGQHVVEAGEDIERQQAVLTHGEELRPQEIGLLAALGKDSTLVYKKPIIGIISTGDEVVPIDSVPGPGQIRDINTYTLSGQVQEAGGIPITFGIVRDDYNALYHTCTEALSKSDMVLISGGSSVGMRDYTIEVLSNLPDSSILVHGISISPGKPTILARTQSKAFWGLPGHVTSAMVVFQTVVRPFIRHIAGSTSFKDRKPNITANLSRNIASAQGRVDYIRVRMLDKDGVWWAEPILGKSGLIHTMVKANGLIKVGKNTEGLDKGSKVEVIPL, encoded by the coding sequence ATGAAAGAATTCTTTAAAGTAACAGATTTAGATAAAGTATTTAACTACATTACCGACTTTCCGGCAGTAGAAACCGAACCTGTTTATTTGTCTGATATGACCGGAAGGATACTTGCCGATAATATCATTTCGGATATTGACCTGCCGGCTTTTTCCCGTTCCACCATGGACGGATACGCGGTCAAGGCTTCGTCCACATTCGGAGCAACGGAAGGGAATCCCGCATATCTTACCGTAAAAGGGTCTGTTTCCATGGGCGAATCCCCTGATTTTTCAATCCGTACCGGCGAAGCTGCCAGAATATCCACCGGAGGCATGCTGCCGGATGGTTGCGACAGTGTGGTCATGATTGAACACGCAGAAGCTTTAGATGATACGACCATCGAAATTTATAAAAGTGTGGCTCCCGGACAACATGTGGTTGAAGCAGGAGAGGATATTGAGCGCCAACAGGCTGTTCTTACACATGGTGAAGAATTAAGACCTCAAGAAATCGGTCTTTTAGCGGCCCTGGGAAAAGATTCCACCTTGGTTTATAAAAAACCGATCATCGGCATCATATCCACCGGAGACGAAGTGGTGCCGATTGATAGCGTTCCGGGACCTGGACAGATTCGTGATATCAATACTTATACACTGTCCGGACAGGTTCAGGAAGCAGGAGGTATCCCGATTACTTTCGGAATTGTTCGCGATGATTATAACGCTCTTTACCACACATGCACAGAGGCTTTATCAAAATCAGACATGGTGCTGATTTCAGGGGGCAGTTCAGTGGGTATGCGCGATTATACCATAGAAGTGCTGTCCAATCTGCCTGATTCCAGCATACTTGTACATGGAATATCCATAAGTCCCGGGAAACCCACAATCCTGGCGAGGACCCAAAGTAAGGCTTTCTGGGGACTTCCCGGGCATGTCACCTCCGCCATGGTTGTTTTTCAAACAGTGGTGCGGCCTTTTATCAGACATATCGCTGGCAGCACATCGTTTAAGGATAGAAAGCCGAACATCACCGCTAACCTAAGCAGAAATATAGCATCCGCCCAGGGACGAGTCGATTATATCCGCGTGCGTATGCTTGACAAAGATGGTGTTTGGTGGGCGGAACCGATACTCGGCAAGTCCGGTTTGATCCACACCATGGTAAAGGCAAACGGATTGATTAAGGTGGGAAAGAATACGGAAGGCCTGGATAAAGGCAGTAAGGTGGAGGTTATCCCTTTATAA
- a CDS encoding DEAD/DEAH box helicase, producing the protein MPDEPESQIYAQRAGKPKFLTRVRFDEFNLPQEIVSGLKNAGFAFCTPIQAQTLPVSLTGRDVAGQAQTGTGKTAAFLVTVFSRLFSLHEHRSDTPSALIVAPTRELAMQIYEEAMVIGRHTGLRIAQVVGGVDYQKQAGILRRGVDVIICTPGRIIDYFKQGIFKTKGIKLLVIDEADRLLDLGFAKDMRYLLSKLPHYEKRQSMLFSATLSYRVMELTYEYMNLPEFISITPEEVTVEGVEQFLFHAGSEEKLQLLLGLLKRENWIRLLIFVNTKTGVNWLTAKLKGNGWPAEGITGDLPQRKRFSMMERFKDGRIKILVATDVASRGIHVEDISHVINYDLPQDSENYIHRIGRTARAGKAGRALSIACERYVFHLEPLEEMLGYKIPVVWPENDWFIADRAGPVLMPTRDRRRRSTPAKKRRTRPKTAKKVKKRSSYPGAFFGFGPPPENKNRPAPPARKSRDGDRKKRSGKIAKKRVTQKGSNFESDDERSG; encoded by the coding sequence ATGCCGGACGAGCCTGAATCACAGATATACGCCCAACGGGCAGGAAAGCCTAAATTTTTAACCCGTGTTCGTTTTGATGAATTTAACCTGCCACAAGAGATCGTATCCGGTCTAAAGAATGCAGGATTTGCTTTTTGTACCCCCATTCAGGCGCAAACCCTTCCCGTATCACTGACCGGTAGAGATGTCGCCGGGCAGGCGCAAACCGGCACAGGTAAGACAGCCGCTTTTCTGGTCACTGTCTTCAGCCGGCTATTTTCTTTGCATGAGCATCGATCCGATACGCCGTCTGCACTTATTGTCGCACCCACCCGGGAGCTTGCCATGCAGATCTATGAGGAGGCCATGGTCATCGGCCGACATACAGGGTTGAGAATCGCCCAGGTGGTGGGAGGAGTTGACTACCAGAAGCAGGCCGGAATACTTCGCCGGGGTGTGGATGTGATCATATGCACTCCCGGCAGGATCATCGACTATTTCAAGCAGGGTATCTTTAAAACCAAAGGCATTAAGTTACTGGTTATTGACGAAGCGGATCGTCTTCTTGACCTTGGTTTTGCCAAAGACATGCGCTATTTACTTAGCAAGTTGCCTCATTATGAAAAAAGGCAATCCATGCTTTTTTCCGCCACCCTTTCCTACCGTGTCATGGAGTTGACTTACGAATATATGAACCTGCCTGAATTCATCTCTATCACACCGGAAGAGGTGACCGTAGAAGGGGTGGAACAATTTTTGTTTCATGCCGGCAGTGAAGAAAAATTGCAGCTTCTTTTGGGTTTGTTGAAAAGGGAAAATTGGATACGCCTTCTTATCTTTGTGAACACAAAAACAGGAGTCAACTGGCTGACAGCAAAGCTTAAGGGTAACGGGTGGCCTGCTGAAGGCATCACGGGGGATCTTCCCCAGCGCAAAAGATTCAGCATGATGGAGCGGTTCAAGGATGGTCGTATAAAAATTCTGGTGGCAACGGATGTGGCATCCAGAGGCATACATGTCGAGGATATAAGCCATGTCATCAATTACGATCTTCCCCAGGACTCAGAAAATTATATTCATAGAATTGGCCGGACAGCCAGGGCAGGAAAAGCCGGTCGGGCATTGTCGATTGCCTGCGAAAGATATGTCTTTCACCTTGAGCCCCTTGAGGAAATGCTGGGCTATAAGATTCCGGTTGTCTGGCCTGAAAATGACTGGTTCATAGCGGACAGGGCAGGCCCGGTTTTAATGCCCACGCGTGATCGAAGGAGAAGATCCACACCGGCAAAAAAGCGTCGTACTCGACCCAAAACCGCTAAAAAAGTAAAAAAAAGAAGCTCATACCCTGGTGCTTTTTTCGGTTTTGGTCCGCCTCCAGAGAATAAAAACAGACCCGCACCACCTGCCCGTAAAAGCCGAGATGGCGATAGAAAGAAAAGAAGTGGTAAAATTGCCAAGAAAAGGGTAACCCAAAAGGGCAGCAATTTTGAATCTGATGATGAACGAAGCGGATAG
- a CDS encoding flavodoxin family protein: MKILVTYFSQTANTRQIAEAIQAESAQSNETNLTAVNKIDAARLNDYNLLFIGAPIHVRGLAAPVKDLLESLPDNPDYKIAGFITHASSAYSKEGFESGIQQFNDICKKKGIAYLGCFDCQGRLTPEIHDMVQKAQNIPDDEWTEKMAECDRHPNAEDEENARQFVRDILSRVDS; the protein is encoded by the coding sequence ATGAAAATTTTAGTGACCTATTTCAGCCAAACCGCTAATACCCGTCAAATTGCAGAGGCCATTCAAGCAGAATCGGCTCAATCAAATGAAACAAATTTAACGGCAGTTAACAAAATTGACGCAGCGCGTCTCAATGATTACAACCTTTTGTTTATAGGTGCGCCGATCCATGTCCGTGGTCTCGCTGCACCGGTAAAAGATTTGCTCGAATCACTTCCTGATAATCCTGACTATAAGATTGCCGGCTTTATCACCCATGCGTCTTCCGCCTATAGTAAAGAGGGATTTGAATCGGGCATTCAGCAATTTAACGATATATGCAAAAAGAAAGGGATTGCTTATTTGGGCTGCTTTGATTGTCAGGGTCGCCTGACACCTGAAATTCATGATATGGTTCAAAAGGCTCAAAATATCCCTGACGATGAATGGACAGAAAAGATGGCTGAATGTGATAGACATCCAAACGCAGAGGATGAAGAAAACGCAAGGCAATTTGTCAGAGACATTTTGTCTCGTGTGGATTCATAA
- a CDS encoding DUF1353 domain-containing protein, which produces MRLIIEVDGMLTVTRGYAWNGCSPKICFLDILLGTPDGAVYGPTGKPKTYFASMVHDALYQFLYSKTPITRAEADGCFLRLMAESEFMLRYLYWFAVRLFGCLVWRGKKIVRKWDGEVMPVKQQIGVSTGSQNESTVRPARI; this is translated from the coding sequence GTGCGGCTCATCATCGAGGTCGACGGAATGCTGACCGTCACCCGTGGTTATGCATGGAACGGCTGCAGCCCCAAGATATGTTTCCTCGACATTCTCCTGGGGACGCCCGACGGTGCCGTGTATGGGCCGACAGGAAAGCCAAAAACCTACTTCGCGTCCATGGTTCACGATGCCCTGTATCAATTCCTTTATAGCAAAACACCGATCACCAGGGCGGAGGCGGACGGCTGTTTTCTCCGACTTATGGCGGAATCCGAGTTTATGTTACGTTACCTCTACTGGTTTGCCGTTCGTTTATTCGGATGTTTGGTCTGGCGCGGAAAGAAGATCGTTCGCAAGTGGGACGGCGAGGTGATGCCTGTAAAGCAGCAGATAGGGGTTTCAACCGGATCACAGAATGAAAGCACAGTTCGACCTGCAAGGATATAA
- a CDS encoding molybdopterin biosynthesis protein produces the protein MAKKRNVYLKMKPLKEAREILFNRFPVFGLTGTEMVSVPEAVGRVIAEPVSARLSSPNFHAAAMDGIAVKAEKTFGAHETRPKELKIGKDAFYVNTGHVMPENTNAVIMIEYIMIQDETRVVIEAPAFPWQNVRKMGEDIVATELLFPQNHVITPYCVGALLSGGIFSVMVRKKPNVLIIPTGSELVDWHGFDLDLLKPGEVLESNSYVLGGLIESCGGKFIRHDRVMDDDQKIKDAVLNATEDDFQMILIVGGSSAGSEDYAKGVIVDLGEVLVHGVTMMPGKPVIIGDIGNKPVFGIPGYPVSAIIAFEQFVRPFIYAMLGQPDMERTTVQVEPTRKIASKLGVEEFLRVKLGEVSGRIAATPLPRGAGCITSITEADGIIRIPNHIEGLKDNEPVYAELLRPLSSVNNTIVVVGSHDNTLDVLADQLKARHGNLTLSSSHVGSMGGLMAIKRGVCHLAGSHLLDTEDGSYNISYIKRYLPETKVKLVNLVIRDQGLIIQPKNPKGIKGIEDLGRDDISFINRQSGSGTRILLDYKLKQLGIDPSAITGYQDEEFTHMSVAVAVLSGTVDVGLGIYAAAKALKLDFIPVVTEQYDLVIPENHFESENIQILLETINNADFKKRVEALGGYSTEKTGIVVGL, from the coding sequence ATGGCCAAAAAACGGAACGTATATCTGAAAATGAAACCGCTTAAAGAAGCTCGGGAAATTCTTTTTAATCGATTTCCTGTCTTCGGCCTGACCGGCACGGAAATGGTTTCCGTCCCGGAAGCGGTGGGCCGCGTAATTGCCGAGCCTGTCTCTGCCCGGCTTTCTTCTCCCAATTTTCACGCCGCTGCAATGGACGGTATCGCGGTAAAAGCGGAAAAAACTTTTGGCGCTCACGAAACAAGGCCGAAAGAACTTAAAATCGGTAAAGATGCGTTTTATGTCAATACCGGACATGTTATGCCGGAAAATACCAATGCGGTGATTATGATCGAATATATAATGATTCAGGACGAAACCCGTGTGGTGATTGAAGCCCCTGCATTTCCCTGGCAGAATGTTCGCAAAATGGGAGAAGATATTGTGGCAACCGAACTATTATTCCCCCAGAATCATGTGATTACACCTTACTGCGTGGGTGCTCTTCTGTCCGGAGGCATCTTTTCCGTTATGGTGAGAAAAAAGCCGAACGTACTTATCATACCCACCGGTTCGGAGCTGGTTGACTGGCATGGTTTTGATCTTGATCTGCTGAAACCGGGTGAAGTGCTTGAATCAAACTCCTATGTTCTTGGCGGTCTGATCGAATCGTGCGGAGGTAAGTTCATCCGTCATGACAGGGTAATGGATGATGATCAAAAAATAAAAGATGCTGTTTTAAATGCGACCGAAGATGATTTTCAAATGATACTGATAGTCGGGGGATCGTCAGCCGGATCTGAGGATTATGCCAAAGGAGTCATTGTCGACCTGGGCGAAGTATTGGTGCATGGCGTGACAATGATGCCGGGAAAACCGGTTATTATCGGGGACATTGGTAATAAACCCGTATTTGGAATACCGGGATATCCTGTATCCGCCATTATTGCCTTTGAACAGTTTGTCAGGCCTTTTATTTATGCCATGCTGGGCCAGCCGGATATGGAAAGAACGACCGTTCAGGTGGAACCGACCAGAAAAATCGCATCAAAACTTGGAGTGGAAGAGTTCTTGCGGGTGAAGCTGGGTGAAGTTAGTGGAAGAATTGCCGCAACCCCTCTACCCAGAGGCGCCGGATGCATCACTTCCATAACCGAAGCTGACGGCATTATCAGAATACCCAATCATATTGAAGGGTTAAAAGATAACGAGCCTGTCTATGCCGAGCTTTTGCGCCCGCTCTCTTCGGTTAATAATACCATTGTGGTGGTGGGAAGCCATGACAATACCCTTGATGTTCTGGCAGACCAGCTGAAGGCACGGCACGGCAATCTGACTCTTTCTTCCAGCCACGTCGGCAGTATGGGCGGTTTGATGGCCATTAAAAGAGGGGTGTGCCACCTGGCAGGATCACATCTTCTCGATACGGAAGACGGATCCTACAATATATCATATATAAAAAGGTATCTTCCGGAAACAAAAGTTAAACTGGTCAACCTGGTGATAAGGGATCAGGGTCTGATTATTCAACCGAAAAATCCAAAAGGGATAAAAGGAATCGAAGATCTGGGCCGTGATGATATCAGCTTCATAAACAGGCAGTCCGGCTCAGGTACCCGGATACTGCTTGATTACAAACTTAAGCAGCTTGGCATTGATCCTTCAGCCATAACAGGATACCAGGACGAAGAGTTTACTCATATGTCGGTGGCAGTGGCGGTATTAAGCGGCACGGTTGATGTTGGATTGGGAATCTACGCTGCAGCAAAAGCACTGAAACTCGACTTTATACCGGTCGTTACCGAGCAGTATGACCTGGTTATTCCTGAAAACCATTTTGAATCGGAAAATATCCAAATTCTCCTTGAAACCATAAATAACGCGGATTTTAAAAAACGTGTTGAAGCACTGGGTGGATACAGCACGGAAAAGACGGGTATAGTAGTTGGTTTATAA
- a CDS encoding archease, with translation MALPCTYSSMKYRLIDHTADFGIHVFGSDLKDLFTNAALAMFDLITDINDLKIEEKCILTVKGSDHPDLMVNWLRELLYIWNGKQKLVAAIDILSIAKYELTANIKFDSFEPAVHCIRNEIKAVTYHQIQVSRAETGWESKIIFDA, from the coding sequence ATGGCTTTACCATGCACTTATAGCTCAATGAAATACCGGCTGATCGATCATACTGCCGATTTCGGCATCCATGTTTTTGGATCAGATTTAAAGGATCTGTTTACCAACGCCGCTTTGGCGATGTTTGACCTGATTACTGATATCAACGACCTGAAAATTGAAGAAAAATGCATCTTAACGGTTAAAGGAAGTGACCACCCTGATCTTATGGTTAACTGGCTCAGGGAATTGCTGTATATCTGGAACGGAAAACAAAAACTGGTTGCGGCCATCGATATTCTATCTATTGCTAAATATGAACTGACAGCAAACATCAAATTTGACTCCTTTGAACCAGCCGTCCACTGCATAAGAAATGAAATAAAAGCGGTGACGTACCATCAAATTCAGGTCAGCCGGGCGGAAACCGGATGGGAGTCAAAAATAATATTTGATGCATAA
- a CDS encoding alanine--glyoxylate aminotransferase family protein, with protein sequence MNKLNKIKDTLLMGPGPSCVPPQVYEALATATIGHLDPAFIKVMDEIKVMLKQVFQTENDITIPMSGTGSAGMETCFVNLIEPGDKLLVLINGVFGMRMQDVATRLGAEVDTLEFEWGTSVDVDAVKTKLNGAKYDIVAVVHAETSTGVCNPVDQIGALVKDTNAIILVDTVTSLGGIPVKVDEWGIDAVYSGTQKCLSCPPGLSPVSLSQKAVDKLMNRKTKVPNWYLDLSMIVNYWQGAKRAYHHTAPINMLYALYAALQCVLEEGLDSVFARHQAAHQQLKAGLTELGISFLVKEKIRLPMLNAVKIPDGVDEADIRMGLLKDHQIEIGAGLGPLTGQIWRIGLMGHTARPENVERLLTALGAQLGQTH encoded by the coding sequence ATGAATAAGCTGAACAAAATTAAAGACACCCTGTTAATGGGACCTGGACCATCCTGCGTACCACCGCAGGTTTATGAAGCGTTGGCCACAGCCACCATAGGGCACCTGGACCCTGCCTTTATAAAAGTTATGGACGAGATCAAGGTGATGCTAAAGCAGGTATTTCAAACGGAAAACGATATTACCATTCCCATGTCCGGTACCGGTTCTGCCGGAATGGAAACCTGTTTTGTGAACCTGATTGAACCCGGGGACAAGCTATTGGTCTTGATCAACGGCGTGTTCGGTATGCGCATGCAGGATGTGGCCACCCGGCTGGGTGCGGAGGTCGATACGCTCGAGTTCGAATGGGGCACATCTGTTGATGTGGATGCGGTCAAAACCAAGCTGAATGGCGCAAAATATGACATCGTTGCAGTTGTGCATGCGGAAACATCGACCGGTGTTTGCAATCCCGTTGATCAGATTGGTGCCCTGGTGAAGGACACCAATGCGATCATCCTTGTTGACACGGTGACCAGTTTAGGCGGTATACCTGTTAAGGTTGACGAGTGGGGTATTGACGCGGTTTACAGCGGCACGCAGAAATGCCTGTCCTGTCCGCCGGGGTTATCACCGGTCAGTTTGTCACAGAAAGCGGTGGACAAGCTGATGAACCGGAAAACAAAAGTACCGAACTGGTATCTGGATCTCAGCATGATCGTAAACTACTGGCAGGGTGCAAAACGCGCCTACCACCACACGGCTCCTATCAATATGCTGTATGCCCTGTATGCGGCGCTCCAATGTGTGCTGGAAGAAGGGCTGGACAGCGTATTTGCCCGGCATCAAGCCGCGCACCAACAGCTCAAGGCCGGACTCACCGAACTCGGAATTTCGTTCCTGGTAAAGGAGAAAATCCGCCTGCCCATGCTGAACGCGGTCAAGATACCGGACGGTGTGGACGAAGCCGACATCCGCATGGGGTTGCTGAAAGATCATCAGATCGAAATCGGCGCCGGTCTCGGTCCGTTGACCGGACAGATTTGGCGAATCGGACTCATGGGACACACCGCCCGCCCCGAAAACGTCGAGCGCCTGCTGACCGCACTCGGGGCACAACTGGGGCAGACTCACTGA
- a CDS encoding DsrE family protein, with translation MANFLFVLSRDDNEAATRCFQFAKIAHSKEHTVNVFMIDGGVLWANNERDFTQKTKTDDCPDDYLPYLVENEVPIGV, from the coding sequence ATGGCTAATTTTTTATTTGTTTTAAGCCGAGATGACAATGAGGCTGCCACCAGGTGTTTTCAATTTGCCAAGATCGCCCATTCAAAAGAACACACTGTCAATGTCTTTATGATAGATGGAGGTGTACTGTGGGCCAATAATGAAAGAGATTTTACCCAAAAAACCAAAACAGATGATTGCCCGGATGATTATTTGCCCTACCTGGTAGAGAATGAAGTTCCGATTGGCGTCTGA